Within the Roseicitreum antarcticum genome, the region CCCGCCTCAGGGGCGGGTGGGTTGGTCGGTCAGGATGAGGTAACGGTCAGTCGGTGCGGCCGCGCTGGAAGGCTTCAAACATCAGATCGCGCATGGCGCGGATATCTGTCTCGATGCGCTCCAGTCGGTCGGCGTCGCCCTTGCGGTCTTCGGCGCGCTGCCGATCCACGCGGTCACGCTCGGCCATAAGTTCGCGGTCCAGTCGTGCCAGCATCGCGTCATTGGTGAACGCCCGGCGCGTGACGGCGGCCAGAAGGGCAATCGTGCCGCCGATCAGGGCGGTGATGGCTGCGGTGATGCCGTGGTCGCGCAATGCGGCACCAACCTCCTGTAGCAGGGTGGTTCGTTCTGTCATGATGATGTCCCTTCAATAATCCGTCTCGACGTAGACACCCGAGCAGTCGTAGGCGACGGCCGCCGCCGTTGCGCCGTTGTTCATGTAATTGCGCGGGCTCAGAAGCTGGGTGGCGGCGGGCATGTCGGTGGCGATGGTGAATTCGACGGCGGCACCGCTGACTTCCTCGACCACACGGACGCCGATGTCGGATCCGTTCGGCGCGGCGGCGATATAGAGCGTCAGCACATTGGTCAGGCTGTTCACCGGGAAACTGGCGCCCAGATCGGTCAGCGTCGGCGCGCCTGTGCCATCGTTGTGCACCAGCTGCCAGTTGGTATGGGTGCCGCGCTGGAAGCCGATGCCGATGCAGTTGACCGCAGCCGCCAATGTCAGCGTGGTGGCCAGCGCAGCAGTCGAGCCGTAAAGCCCGAAGAACCCCATGCCATTGGCCTGCAGGGTCGTAAGGGACAGCCGGTTGACGTAGTTCCATCCGCCCAAACCATCGGCATTGCCGCGCCAGCATACCCAGCCTGCGGATCGTTCTTCGGCCACCGCGTCGGCCGTCGCAGCGCTCGTCACCCGCCAGCGCCGCATGCTGGTGGAAAGATTGGTGGTGGCCAGCGTCGGCGTCGCCACGGTACCCACGGCCGTGCGGGGCATGCCATTGGTGTTGACCGTGGTGCTGGTTGAGGGTGCCCATGTCGCGATCCGGTTGACCCCGAAGTGGGGCTGCAAGGGGAAGAAGCGTCCCGAGGGGCGCTGCACATCCAGCCATCCGGCCCCAGCGCGATCACGGGCGTAGACGGCGAGCTTGCCTGCGGGCGGCGGGTCCGGGGCGGCGGGCAGGCTCGGCATGTGCAGGGGTTCGGGCAGTTCAACCCGGCCCGAGCTGCGGTCGATCCTGATGGCGTCAAAAAAGGTCGATCCGTTCGGGCTGACCTTGAAGCCGAAGTCGTCATTGCCCAGCAACCCGATCAGCGCCCGCGCCGAAAACCCGGTCTTGAACGCGAAGGCGGCATCGTTGGCCGGGGCGTTCTTGTTGAACGTGGCCTCGATCCCCGCGCCTGCATTATTGAACAGCATAGCCGGGGCGTTGATCGACAGGCGGTTGTAGCTGTCAGCTGTGGCCCCGCCGAGGCCCAGCAGTTGCGCCGTCAGGTTTGCTTGCGGCATCCCGACCTGTGTCACGGCATTGGCGAAAGTGACGGTCGGCGTGTTCACCACCGTGGCCCCGTCAGCCCCTGCGGTGGCCGAGCCGATGTTGACGACCGTGGTTGATCCCGATGCGCCGCCGGTGCCGAGGTTCAGCGTCTTGGTGACCCCGGTCGTCGTGGTCCCGGTTCCCATCCCATAGGTTGCTGTCGTCGTTGCCGTGCCGATGTTTGCCGCGGCTGCCGATACCGTCACCGTGCCCGACGCCGTCAGGGTGCCGGAAAAGGTCTTGTTGCCGCTGAACGTTTGGGTGCCTGCAAGGATTGCCAGTTCCGATGACGTGTTTGGCAGGGTGAACGTCCGCGTTGTGCCGGTGGTGATGCCAGACAAAGAAAACGTCGCCTTCTTCGTTGGATCGGCATTGTTCACCAGACTGAAGATGGCATCAGACACATCCACCGGTTCGCCGACCGCCTCCCAGGTGGTGCCATTCCAGACAACAAAGGCAGCCTCATCCGCGATCCAAGCCAGCCAGCCCGGGCGCGGTACCAAGCGCATCCAGACGCCGTCGACCCAGAAGGCCACGTTCAGATCCCAGCCGGCCCACAGCCCGGTGGCCCCACTGGCCACGATATGCCGATCACCGTCAGCGGGACTGGCAGGCGGCGTGGTGCGCGTGCGATCAAGGACCGACAGCTGGACCATGGCATCGAGCAGCCGCAGCGCTTCATTGTGGGTGACGTGCTTTTGGGCCTGCGATGCCAGGATGTATGGCAGCAGGAGATGGGTGGTGATGTCGGACATGGTCCTGCTTTCAGAAGGTGAGCGTGACGGATCGAACGGCACCCCGGCCGACCAGGGCCGAGAGTTGGTAGATCCGAATTGCGATGGATTGGCCCGGGCCGAGGGGCGCGCCCCAATCGGCGGTCTGCTGGGCGGCGGTGTAGAGGGCAGAGGGTGTGGCAACTTCTAAGGTTCTCTTACGAGTTGCCCCGTCCAGAATATCGACCTCATAGGCCTCACTGTCTTCTGCCAAAGGAACATCGCCCGCACCCCAGTTGTCGGCCGCCAGCGACCGCGACCGGCGCGTCCAGCGGATCGTCAGATCGCCGGGGCTGCGCGCTGTTCGCCATGGCTGTGGAACATGGCACCCCGAGAAGGGCCGCAGCCCAGCGCCCTCCGGCGTGAATGTGGCCGCGACAAAGGTTTCATCGCTGACCGGGCGGGATGCCGGGCCGACTCGCCAGTTCCATGGCAGACCGAGATCGGCCTCAGAAATCGGTAGTGAGGCCAGCGTGGTGTCCAGCACGACAACCCGCGCGCCAGTGGGCACGACGCTGACGACTGCGTTTTCCGTCCCGCGTTGGCCACGCAGCAGCCGGGTCAGGCGATACCGCCCCGGCGCGACCAGTTCTGCCGCGCCCGCTTGGACGATTTCCCATTGCCCGAGACCAGTTTCTACCGCCAGCGCATTGGCCCCGCCCAGCAAGGCAATGTCGGTGACACTCTCCAGCGTGCCTGAGAACAGATCGATGACCAGCGCATTGCCAAGATCGAACCTCGACACTGGTCCGGAAAAGAAGTCCGCTGCCAACACACCGATGCGGGCGCGAGTGCCAAATGTTGTCAGCAGGTCAAACCCATCCGTCGCGGCGCTGCGATAGACGGCCATTTCGCCGGGCCACGGCTTTGCATGGGCTGCAATGACCGGCCGGTGCGCAGGTTGATCCTCGCGCAGCTGTGGCAGATCCAGCAGAAGAACGTCAGGTGCCCCGAATACGGTCGGCGTCGACAGCGAAGCTGGGCGAGGATCGCCGGGCGGCAGATCATAAACGGCACGGTCTTGGCGGACAGCATCGATGCTGCGCAGATCGGAATCCGCAATCGACACAAGCCGCATTTCGGTCAGGCGGCCGTCATGATCGAGCAGGATCACATCGCAAGGATCCAGCGCTAATCGCGAGGGCGGCAGACGAAACACGGCAGTTTCGCGCCCGACCCAAGCCTCCATCAAGGCGCGGCGGCAGCGGCGTTCGGCTTCCTCTGGCGGCACTGCCATCGGGAACGCCTCGGACGCGATGCGTGTGGTATCGACGGTGATGCGCCGGGCCTCGACTTGCGCCGCGTCATAATCCTCATCCGCGCGGGCGACCTGCCATTTCAGCGCCTGCGGCAGTTCGGTTTCCTGCGCGCGGGTCAGTTCCATCACATCGCCCTGTGCCGAGGCGGGGGCCACCATGCTGTCGGGTGTGATGGTCAGACCGGCGATCCGGCCGCGCATCAGGAACTTGATGCGGCCTTCGCTCTCCACCGCATCGAAGCCGAAATGCCGGGCAAGCGTGGAAATCGACGCGCGCGGGGCTTCCAATGCTGAGATGACATAGCCCTCGACCGCGCCCCAAAGCCCGGAAATGTCGATATGAGATTCCGGCATTCCGGCGCGCAGGCAAAGGTGGCGAACAAGGGCTGCCAATGATACCGCGCCAAGCCGCCCGGTCAGCCAGTGACCGAGTTGCCAATTCGGGCCATCGGTCCAGACGTCCGTCAGTTCGGGAAAGAACGGATAGGGTCGCGCGTCCCAGGTCCATGCGGCGCATTCCGGCACATGAACCATCCGCGTACTGGTCACTCCCGAAAGCGGGTTGTTGGCTGGTGCTGACCAGAACAGATAGGTCGCCTCTAGATAGGCGCGCTGGATCGCATCGTCGCGCCAGCCGCGTGAGAAATACGGCGTGAAGCTCTCCGATGACTTCGGATCGAAGAAGACGTTCGGCTGGTTGGTGCCGCGATCAATGGCGGGGCAGCCCAATTCGGTGAACCAGATCGGCTTTGACTGCGGCACCCATGCGGTTGGCGTGCCGCTTTCCACACCACTGGGTCGGTTGAAATGCGGGTTTTGCCACCATGCCCGCATATCCTTGAAGCGGAAGACCCATGGCTTGGCCGCTGCGCCATCGCTGATTGGCGTGCGGTTTTGTGCCGTTCGATCCAAGGCGCTGGCATAGAACCAGTCAAACCCCTCGCCGCCGTTGATGTTCGACTGAAGATAGCCCCGATCATAAATCGCCGGAGCCAGTGCTGCATCAGAATGATCGAACCCGTCGCGCCAGTCCGACAGCGGCATGTAGTTGTCGATGCCGATGAAATCGATGTTCGCGTCCGACCAGAGCGGATCGAGGTGGAAATAGACATCGCCAGAACCGTCGCCGGGCTGGTGGCCGAAATACTCCGACCAGTCGGCTGCGTAGCTGATCTTGGTGCCCGGCCCGAGGATTGCACGGACGGCCGCAGCCAGATCGCGATAGGCCTGCACCGCCGGATAGGTCGCGGCCCCGCTGCGGATCGTGGTCAGACCGGGCATCTCGGTACCAATCAGGAAGGCATCGACGCCGCCCGCCGCTTTGCAAAGATGGGCGTAGTGCAGCACCATGCGGCGCAAGCCCCACTCACCGACCGGGCCGGTCCAAGTGACGGTTTCGCCGGAAACGCTGAAGTTGGCAGGCGTCGCAGTGCCGAACAAGGCTGCAACCTGCGCGGTGGCCATGGCGGTCTTATCGATTGATCCGGCAAAGCCCGCAGCCGGGGAACAGGTAATCCGACCGCGCCATGGAAAGCTGGGCTGGCCAGTAGTCGCGCTATTGTCGGAATATGGGTTTGGCAGGGCGTTGCCAGGCGGCACATCCATCAGGATGAACGGATAGAAGGTCACACGCAGGCCGCGCGCCTTCATTTCCCTGACTGCCTGTACCACCGCGAAGTCTGCAGGCGTGCCGCCATAAACAGGTCGGTCCTCGGCATCACGGCTGACGAGAAAGGCAGTTGCACGACTGACGCCGTTAACTGACCAGGAAGAGGGCGTGGTGGTCTTTGCCGCAACCTCGACGCCGGGGCGAACCTTGCAATTGCCTGCGCGCAGGTCATCGCCGAACCACGCCACCACCAGCGACACGCTTTCGACCGCCGGTGCCATGGACTGCAGCCGGTCCAGCGCCACGACGATGTCTGCCGTGTCGGAAATGGCGTTCAGGTTCTCGGCAATGGTGCTGCCGCCGGGGCCAGATGTTTTCTTGACCGATGCGGTTGCATAGCTGAACTCACCAGAGGCCGGGATCAGGGTCACGGCTTTGACCTGGCCCTCGGCAGTGTCCAGATCCGCCAGTGGCCGGAACACTTCAAAACTGATCTGCGGCAGACGGTTGCCGAAGGCGCTGAGGTCGAGCTCTTCGAACACCACATAGGCGGTGCCGCGATAAGCAGGCGTTCTGTCCGTGCCCATCTTGGCAGAAATGAACGGGTCCGGGCCCTGCGTCTCGTTGCCGGGATACCAGCGCCAGTTGACGCCGGTCAAATCCATGGGCTTGCCGTCCGCCCAGACGCGGCCAATGCCGGTGATCTCGCCCTCGCAAAGCGCCACGGCGAAGGAGGCGTAGTACAAATATTCGGTCGTCTTGACCTTGCCGCCCCCGCCACCCTTGCCGCCACCTTGGGTCGTGGTCTTCGTCTCCTCGCGGAAATCGGTGGCCCAGATGATATTGCCGCCGATGCGCATCCGACCGAACAGGCGCGGGATCACGGCCCCTTCGGTCGAGGAGGTGATCCGCAGGCCGTCAAGGCGCGCGCCCTCGATGCGTTGAGCGGGAGCGAGGGAGGACACGATCCAGTTGTCGACCAAGGACCCGACGCTCGATCCGATAAAGCCGCCGATGGTGACGGCGCTTATGCCAAGCAGCCCGCCGCCGATGGAACCACCGATCGCGGAGCCAACCGCGCCGAGTACAAGCGTTGCCATATGGGGTCTTTCAGATGCTGTGGGAGGGTGGAAACAGAAAAGCGAAGGCAATGCGCCGCTGCCATGTCGGGGTCAGGATTTCCTCGACGACGCCAAGGCGCTCGTAGGAATGGATGAAACTGTCAGGCGCGGTCAGGATGCCCACATGCTTTGCAATGGCGCGCGGAGCCATGCGGAACAGGACCAGCGCGCCGGGACCGACATCACGTATTGCAATCGGGATCAACATCGATGCGGCACCGTTCGCCAGCACCTCGTGCGGCCCTGTTTCGCCCCAATCCCGACTGTAGGGCGGGATCGGAAAAAGCTCGTTCCCGACGACGTCGCGCCAGACGCCGCGTGCCAGCCCGAGGCAGTCGCAACCCACCCCGCGCAGGCTGGCTTGGTCGTGATAGGGCGTGCCGAGCCATGCCCGCGCTGTGGCGACAACGAGGACGGGATCAGCGATGGCTCTCGTGCATCGTGAGACGATGCACTGCCGCCCGCCGTTTGCAACGGAAACGTCGTTCATCACAGCACGCTTCCTTCATGGCCGCCGTCTTGGCTGGCGTAGCGCAACACGGCATCCTGTCCAGGGATGTTCGGGAACCCGCGAAAGTTGGCGGTGTTGGCGAACTTCGCCCCACAGGTGGCGATGCGCTTGTCGCAGCCCGCCCGCGCGATAAAGCTGTCTCCCTCGGCGAAGGCGCGCACCGGGGCTTCCAAGAGGGTCAGGGTGGCGATGGCATCGGTCAGGCCATGAGCCAGAACTTCAGTGATCCGCCCGGCATTGGCACCGCTGGTCCAGGTGACTGTTCCGGATGTGAACCAGCCAGCGTTAAAGCCGGGCAAACCAGACGCCATGAACGCTCGGTCGCGCAACAGGTCCGTGACCACGCCCGAGCCCTTATAAACGCCGTTTTCCAGAT harbors:
- a CDS encoding NlpC/P60 family protein — encoded protein: MNDVSVANGGRQCIVSRCTRAIADPVLVVATARAWLGTPYHDQASLRGVGCDCLGLARGVWRDVVGNELFPIPPYSRDWGETGPHEVLANGAASMLIPIAIRDVGPGALVLFRMAPRAIAKHVGILTAPDSFIHSYERLGVVEEILTPTWQRRIAFAFLFPPSHSI
- a CDS encoding baseplate multidomain protein megatron — its product is MATLVLGAVGSAIGGSIGGGLLGISAVTIGGFIGSSVGSLVDNWIVSSLAPAQRIEGARLDGLRITSSTEGAVIPRLFGRMRIGGNIIWATDFREETKTTTQGGGKGGGGGKVKTTEYLYYASFAVALCEGEITGIGRVWADGKPMDLTGVNWRWYPGNETQGPDPFISAKMGTDRTPAYRGTAYVVFEELDLSAFGNRLPQISFEVFRPLADLDTAEGQVKAVTLIPASGEFSYATASVKKTSGPGGSTIAENLNAISDTADIVVALDRLQSMAPAVESVSLVVAWFGDDLRAGNCKVRPGVEVAAKTTTPSSWSVNGVSRATAFLVSRDAEDRPVYGGTPADFAVVQAVREMKARGLRVTFYPFILMDVPPGNALPNPYSDNSATTGQPSFPWRGRITCSPAAGFAGSIDKTAMATAQVAALFGTATPANFSVSGETVTWTGPVGEWGLRRMVLHYAHLCKAAGGVDAFLIGTEMPGLTTIRSGAATYPAVQAYRDLAAAVRAILGPGTKISYAADWSEYFGHQPGDGSGDVYFHLDPLWSDANIDFIGIDNYMPLSDWRDGFDHSDAALAPAIYDRGYLQSNINGGEGFDWFYASALDRTAQNRTPISDGAAAKPWVFRFKDMRAWWQNPHFNRPSGVESGTPTAWVPQSKPIWFTELGCPAIDRGTNQPNVFFDPKSSESFTPYFSRGWRDDAIQRAYLEATYLFWSAPANNPLSGVTSTRMVHVPECAAWTWDARPYPFFPELTDVWTDGPNWQLGHWLTGRLGAVSLAALVRHLCLRAGMPESHIDISGLWGAVEGYVISALEAPRASISTLARHFGFDAVESEGRIKFLMRGRIAGLTITPDSMVAPASAQGDVMELTRAQETELPQALKWQVARADEDYDAAQVEARRITVDTTRIASEAFPMAVPPEEAERRCRRALMEAWVGRETAVFRLPPSRLALDPCDVILLDHDGRLTEMRLVSIADSDLRSIDAVRQDRAVYDLPPGDPRPASLSTPTVFGAPDVLLLDLPQLREDQPAHRPVIAAHAKPWPGEMAVYRSAATDGFDLLTTFGTRARIGVLAADFFSGPVSRFDLGNALVIDLFSGTLESVTDIALLGGANALAVETGLGQWEIVQAGAAELVAPGRYRLTRLLRGQRGTENAVVSVVPTGARVVVLDTTLASLPISEADLGLPWNWRVGPASRPVSDETFVAATFTPEGAGLRPFSGCHVPQPWRTARSPGDLTIRWTRRSRSLAADNWGAGDVPLAEDSEAYEVDILDGATRKRTLEVATPSALYTAAQQTADWGAPLGPGQSIAIRIYQLSALVGRGAVRSVTLTF
- a CDS encoding DUF2793 domain-containing protein, translated to MSDITTHLLLPYILASQAQKHVTHNEALRLLDAMVQLSVLDRTRTTPPASPADGDRHIVASGATGLWAGWDLNVAFWVDGVWMRLVPRPGWLAWIADEAAFVVWNGTTWEAVGEPVDVSDAIFSLVNNADPTKKATFSLSGITTGTTRTFTLPNTSSELAILAGTQTFSGNKTFSGTLTASGTVTVSAAAANIGTATTTATYGMGTGTTTTGVTKTLNLGTGGASGSTTVVNIGSATAGADGATVVNTPTVTFANAVTQVGMPQANLTAQLLGLGGATADSYNRLSINAPAMLFNNAGAGIEATFNKNAPANDAAFAFKTGFSARALIGLLGNDDFGFKVSPNGSTFFDAIRIDRSSGRVELPEPLHMPSLPAAPDPPPAGKLAVYARDRAGAGWLDVQRPSGRFFPLQPHFGVNRIATWAPSTSTTVNTNGMPRTAVGTVATPTLATTNLSTSMRRWRVTSAATADAVAEERSAGWVCWRGNADGLGGWNYVNRLSLTTLQANGMGFFGLYGSTAALATTLTLAAAVNCIGIGFQRGTHTNWQLVHNDGTGAPTLTDLGASFPVNSLTNVLTLYIAAAPNGSDIGVRVVEEVSGAAVEFTIATDMPAATQLLSPRNYMNNGATAAAVAYDCSGVYVETDY